A region from the Amycolatopsis camponoti genome encodes:
- a CDS encoding trans-sulfuration enzyme family protein: protein MDDWTPRTKAIAAGRPHGPGEPLNTPLVATSTYRAGGDAVYARGDGTPTWHALEETIGALEGGHATAFASGVATLSAVLDLLPVGSRVVVPTFSYAVTRGVLAHAQKLGKLAVTELEPTDTAAWVAEAATSDLVWLESPTNPTLDVMDIETIAAAARGRVVVDNTFATPLQQRPLELGADVVVHSATKLIGGHSDLLLGITVAKDPEVAAELKGARTRVGSTPGALEAWLALRGLRTMPVRLAEQSRTAALLASRLDEHPAVTRVRYPGFGMMVAFELDGAEAADRFCASTRLIVPATSLGGVESLVERRAWLPGEERVPGGLIRFSVGLEDPDDLWRDLNSALAE, encoded by the coding sequence ATGGACGACTGGACGCCCCGCACCAAGGCCATCGCCGCCGGCCGGCCGCACGGCCCCGGCGAGCCGCTGAACACCCCGCTCGTCGCCACGAGCACCTACCGGGCCGGTGGCGATGCCGTCTACGCGCGCGGTGACGGGACGCCGACCTGGCACGCGCTCGAGGAGACCATCGGGGCGCTGGAAGGCGGCCACGCGACGGCGTTCGCGTCCGGCGTCGCGACGCTGTCCGCCGTGCTGGACCTGCTGCCGGTCGGGTCGCGGGTGGTCGTGCCGACGTTCAGCTACGCCGTGACGCGCGGGGTGCTCGCGCACGCGCAGAAGCTCGGCAAGCTCGCCGTCACCGAGCTCGAGCCGACCGACACCGCGGCCTGGGTCGCCGAGGCCGCGACGTCCGACCTGGTCTGGCTCGAGTCGCCGACCAACCCGACGCTCGACGTGATGGACATCGAGACCATCGCCGCCGCCGCGCGCGGCCGGGTCGTCGTGGACAACACCTTCGCGACGCCGTTGCAGCAGCGGCCCCTCGAGCTCGGCGCCGACGTCGTGGTGCACAGCGCGACCAAGCTGATCGGCGGGCACAGCGACCTGCTGCTGGGCATCACCGTCGCCAAGGATCCCGAGGTCGCTGCCGAGCTGAAGGGCGCGCGGACCCGCGTCGGCTCGACGCCGGGCGCGCTCGAAGCCTGGCTCGCGCTGCGCGGCCTGCGGACCATGCCGGTCCGGCTGGCCGAGCAGTCCCGCACCGCCGCGCTGCTGGCGTCGCGCCTCGATGAGCACCCCGCGGTGACGCGGGTGCGCTACCCGGGCTTCGGGATGATGGTCGCCTTCGAGCTGGACGGCGCCGAGGCCGCCGACCGCTTCTGCGCGTCGACCCGGCTGATCGTCCCGGCGACGAGCCTCGGTGGCGTCGAAAGCCTGGTCGAACGGCGGGCGTGGCTCCCGGGCGAGGAGCGCGTGCCGGGCGGGTTGATCCGGTTCAGCGTCGGCCTGGAAGACCCTGACGACCTGTGGCGGGACCTGAACAGCGCGTTAGCGGAGTAA